AGGGCGGCACCGGGACGAAGGACTGTTGGATGTCCTGCCAGCGGCATGTGCAGGATTCCGCCACGCGTGCGCGGGCTTGTGCCGCGTGTCTGCCGGCCGGCCGGGTGGATGCCTGGGTGGCGGCCGTGGGCAGCATGCGGCCCGTCCCCCGCGAGCCGCTCGTCTCCGCCCGGAAGGACGCGGACTGGAGGGTGCGGTGGGCCGCGGTGCGGGCGGAGGCTCGCGCTCGCGGCGTCTCCGAGCGCCAGCAGCTGGCGGAGTGGGTGGTGGGGACGCCCTCGGCCTCGGCCTCGGAGCTGACCGCGTGTCTCACCGCCGCCCGAGCTGCCGCGGAGGCGGGCCAGTCCTCGGCGGACTTCCTCAAGGCGGCGGGCCCCCGGGGGCTGGAGGCCGCGGGCCGGGTGTGGGCGCGCCGCAACGCCATCCGCGAGGCGCTGGAGCTGGAGGTGTATGCGGAGGAGCTGTCCGTCCGGGGCGCGGCGCTCGCGCACCTGTCCGGCTTCCTGGGCCGGCGGCCGGCGCGGCTGGTGCTGGAGGCCCTCGAGTCCCGGCCGGAGAGCACGGACACCATCCCGGCCACCGCGCTGAAGGTCGTGGCCGAGCGCAAGCGGACCTCGGTGGGGCGCCTTTTGCTGGAGGAGGCGAAGCCGGCGGACGAGGCCCGCATCAACCGGCTCTTCGCCGTGTACTCGCGCGAGCTGGAGGCGCTGCAGCCGGAGCTGGCGGCGCCCGTCGCGCTCCAGCGCCGCAAGGCGGTGCAGGCCCTGCGGCTGTACGGGCCGCTGGCGCGCAAGGAGCTGGAGCGCGCGCTGGAGGACGCGGACCGGTGGGTGCGCATGGATGCCGCCCGGTGGCTGGCGGAGACGGACGGGCTGACGCTGGGCGCCGCCGCCGAGCGCCGGCTGGAGACGAAGGACGCCGCCGTGGCCCGGCCCTGGCTGGAGGCGATGGTGCGCGAGAAGGGCTGCGCGGCCTTCTTCCTGGGCGTGGCGCGGGACACCCAGCAGCCACCGGCCCTGCGCGGCGACGCGCTGACGTACCTGGCGGAGTGTGACGAGGGCGCCCGCGAGCGCGCCGTCCGGCTCGCGCCCTTGCTCCACGACTCGCAGGCGCTGGTGCGGGCCGGGGCCGTCCGCGCGCTGGGGACACTGTCCTCCCGGCGCACGGAGGTGGCGGAGGCCACCACGCGTGCGCTCGAGGACCCGGCGCCGGAGGTGGTGGCCGCGGCGCTGGAGGTGGTGGCCGGGCAGCGCCAGTCGACGCGCGGGGACGAGGCCGCGGGGTTGCTCGGCTCGGAGCACCCGGCGGTGCGTGCCGCCGCCGCCCGGGCGCTGGAGCACATCGGCCGCCCGCCGCACGTGAAGGAGCTGGCCGTGTGCCTGCGCGAGGACCCGGTGGCCGCCGTGCGCGTGGCCGCCGCGCAGGCGCTGGGCTACATCGGCGGGCCCCACGCCGCCGCCGCCCTGTCCGACGCGGCCACCCGCGACACGGACACCCACGTGCAGCACGTGTCGCGCGAGAGCCTGAAGCGGCTGGGCTTCGGGCCGGGCTCCAGGCTCTAGGAAGAGGGCGGGGAGGGAGGCGTCAGAGGCCGCTGACGGCCTTGGCGTCCACGCGGTTGCGGCCCGCGCGCTTGGCCCGGTACAGGTACTTGTCCGCCGCGGCGATGAGGTCCTCGGGCTGGGAGAAGTCCGAGTCCAGCAGCGTGGCCACGCCCAGGCTGATGGTGACCTTGATGGGCGTGCCGCCGAAGACGAAGTCGGCCTTGTCCACCGCGTACCGGCAGCGCTCGGCGCATGCCAGCGCCTGCTCCTCGGCGGACTCGCGCAGCATCAGCGCGAACTCCTCGCCGCCGTAGCGGGCGAGCAGGTCCTCGGTGCGCACCGTGTCCGCCACGCGCTGGGCGATGCGCGTGAGCACGTAGTCGCCCGCCGGGTGCCCGTACGCGTCGTTGATCTTCTTGAAGTGGTCCACGTCGAACAGCACGAGCGACAGCGGCACCCGGTGGCGCAGGCAGTAGCTGAACTCCTTGCGCACCGTCTCCAGGAAGTACTTCTTGTTGTAGACGCGGGTGAGGCCGTCGCGGGTGGCGGACTCGTAGATGCTGCGCTGGTACTGCTCCTCCAGCGCGTCCTGGATGGAGAACTTGAGGACGGTGTTGGAGCCGATCTGGATCTTGTCGCCGTCGTAGAGCGGCGCGGCGTTGACCTTCAGGCCGTTGAGGTACGTCCCGTTGGTGCTGGCCAGGTCCACCAACTGGAAGCGGCCGTCCCCCAGCGCCACCACCTTGGCGTGCTTGCGGGAGATGCCGTCATCCTCCACCTGGAACTGCGCCTCGGAGCTGCGCCCCAGGACGACTTCCGAGCGGTCCAGCTTGAACATCCGTCCGATGCCCGCCGCGGACTTGGCGCTGATGACGATCAGATACGCGCTCTGCTGCTGGGCGCTGCCCAGCAGGTCCGAAATGGAATGGACGGAAGTTTTCTCCTCGGACATCGCGCTTCCCATCTTACGGGCCGCCTTTTCGCGTCGGCAAGCATGCATCCCTTCTCTTCATGACAGTCCGTCACTCCGCCCGTACCCGGCGCGTGGGCCGGCGGCGTCCGGGGCGGGCAGGGGGGACTGTCGGCCGTCCGACGGTCAGCTCGCCTGCCACCGGGGTCTGGATGAACCGGGCCAGGGCCTCCGGAGAGCGGGGGTGGTACGCCAGCCCCTGCATCAGCTTCACCAGGGCGGCGGAGGGGGTCAGGTCCGCGCCGCCCATGGCCCCTACGGCCAGCGCCTCCGCTCCGGATTCATAGAGGCTCAGGTCCACGCCGTTGCGGTACGCCTGGCTCACCACGACGATGGGGACCCCCCGCTCCCGGGCCTGGAGGAAGAGGGGCTTGAGGGAGCGCCCCAGCTCGGGGTCGATGGGGAAGTTGCCCGCCCCGTAGGCCTCCAGCACCAGGCCGTGGACGTGGGGCAGCAGCTGCAGCGGCAGGGCGGGGTCCAGCCCGGGGAACACCTTCAAGAGGAAGACGCGCGGGTCCAGCTTCTCGAAGAGGCGGAAGGCGCCGCGCGGCTTGAGGCCCGGCTCGAAGGTGGCATCCACGCCCAGCGTGCCCAGCACGGGGCAGTTGGGGCTCTCGAAGGCGTCGTACTCCGCCACCTTCACCTTGCGGGTGCGGTTGCCCCGGTACAGGTGCGAGTCGAAGCAGATGGTGACCTCGCGCGGACCCTGGAGCGCGGACAGCACCGCGTCGATGAGGTTGAGCCGCGCGTCCGAGCGGATTTCGCCCAGCGGCCGCTGCGAGCCCGTCAGCACCACCGGGCAGGGCGGGTTGCGCAACATGAAGGAGAGGGCGCTGGCCGTGTAGGCGAGCGTGTCCGTCCCATGGGTCACCACGGCCCCGTCGAAGTGGGGGAGGCGGTGGTGGAGGTGGGTGGCCATCCGGCTCCACAGCTCCGGCTGCATCTCCGAGGAGTCGAGGTTGCTGAACAGCTCCAGCTCGATGTCGGCGAGCTGGAAGAGCTCCGGCACCCGGGACTTGAGCGTCTTGAAGAAGGCCGAGGGGCGCAGGGCGGACGGGCGACCGCCGGCCATCCCGAGCGTGCCCCCGGTGTGCAGCAGCAGGACTCTGGGCATGATGGGCAAGGGGGCTTCCCTGCCAAGGCTGGCGTTCCTTTACAAGCCCCGCGAGCGTGGCTAAGACCCGCGCCGTGCTCCTTTCCTGCTGGAAGCGTGTCTTTCCCCTGCTGGCGGCCGCCGCCGTCCTGACGGGTCCGGGCTGCAAGAGCCCCGAGGGTGCCACTCCCGCCGGCTCCCAGGCCGCCGGCTCCCAGGCTCCCGCCTCGCCAGCCCCGAAGCCCTCGGCGCCGCCCGCCGCCTCGCCTCCGCCGGCCGCGCCCGCCGCGGCGCCCGCGGACCCGACGGCCGCCATCAGCGGGATTCCGGGCATGGACTTCTCGTCGCTGCCGCCCACGGCGAAGCGCGAGCTGGCCACCGTGATGACGGACGAGTTCTGCTACTGCGGCTGCCCCCACACGCTGGGCGCCTGCCTGAAGCAGCACACCGGCTGCCGCCACGCCAGGCGGATGGCCCGGCTGGCCGCGCGCATGGTGTCCGACGGCAGCCCCGCCACCGAGGTCATCGTCTCGCTGTCCCAGTACTACGCCGCCTTCCGGGACACGCGCGCGCAGTTCAAGGTGGACGAGCGGATGTGCATGGGCTCCGCGAGCGCCCCGGTGACGGTGGTGGAGTTCTCCGACTTCGAGTGCCCCTTCTGCGCCCGGGCCCGCCCGGTGCTGGAGGCCTTCGCGAAGAAGAACGCGCAGCAGGTGCGCTTCTGCTACCTGCCCTTCCCGCTGTCCAACCACGTCAACGCGGTGCCCGCCGCGACGGCGGCGCTGTGGGCCCGGGACCAGGGGAAGTTCTGGGAGATGCACGACGGCCTCTTCGAGCAGCAGGAGAACCTCAAGCCGGAGGCGCTGCCCGCGCTGGCCACGAAGCTGGGGCTGGACGGCAGCAAGCTGGCGGCGGCGCTCAAGTCGGACGCCTACAAGCAGGAGCTGGAGGGCTTCCGCAACCAGGGCCGCGCCGCCGGACTCAGCGGCACGCCCTCCGTGTTCTTCAACGGGCGCCCGGTCGACCTCGGCTTCATCCAGGAAGAGATGCTCACGCACAGCCTGGAGGACGAGCTGGAGTGGCGCACCAACAACAACGCCTGGGGCGCTGACTGACCGCGGGAATGACACCACGCTTCCGCATCGACGGGACGGCGCAGCTCGTCCCCGAGGACCGACAGGCCCCCTCGCCGCTGGCGGGGCGGACGGGGACGTACGCGCTGATGCCGACGGCGCCCGACCTGCTGGTCTTCTCGCGCACCCCGGCGGCGGGGGGCTCCATCCCGGTGCCGCGCGTGGTGCTGTCCGGGGACGCCGGCGGCTTCCCGCTGTCGGACCTCATCGCCTTCCTCAGCCAGTCCCGGTGGAGCGGCGTCATCCGCGTCAGCTCGCCCGGCGGCGAGCGCTCCGTCACCTTCCGCGAGGGCGAGGTGCGTGGCGCCTCGTCCGATGACCCGGCGGACCGGCTGGGCGAGGTGCTGGTGCGCCTGGGCTACGTGGAGCGCCCCCAGGTGGAGACGGTGCTGCGCGAGCACCCGCCGTCCAAGGTGGGCCGCGCGCTGGTGGAGAAGGGGCTCCTGCAGGCGCACGACCTCTTCAAGTGCGTCACCCACCAGGTGAGCGAGATCTTCCACGCCATCGTCCTGTGCCGCGAGGGCAGCTTCTTCCTCGTGGACCAGCCGGTGGACGAGAAGACGGGCCACATCATCCAGCTGTCCACGCAGAGCCTGCTGATGGACAGCATCCGGAAGATCGACGAGATGGCGCACTTCCGGAAGCGCATCCCCCACGGCCGCCTGTACGTGACGCGCAAGCGCCCGTCGGACGGCAAGCTGGAGGAGGACGAGGACCGGGTGCTGGCCCTGCTCGACGGCCGGCGCACCATCCTGGAGCTGGGCCACGCGGCCCGGCTGTCCGAGTTCGACATCACGAAGGTCGTCTTCCGGCTGTTGGAGGGCGGCTTCGCGTCGGTGACGGACAAGCCGCTGATGGTGCCCGGGAGCGCCACCGCGCCCACGCCGCTGCCTCAGGAGAAGGCCCCGGTGGTCGCCGCGGCAGCCCCCGTGGCGCCCAAGCCGCCCGCGCGCGCCGTCCCCGTGGTGGACCCGCGCCCGGTGGCGCGCGTCTTCAACTTCATCTTCCGGGAGATTCGCGACGAGGTGGCCAAGCAGCGCATGGACCGCGAGTTCATTGCCGCGGCCAACGCCGCGCTGACGGGCCAGGCCCTGTCGTCCTCGCCGGTGCTGGAGGGGCTGGCCTTCGCGGCCGACGGCAGCCTGCCGGAGCCCAAGCTCATCGAGGGCTTCGAGCGGCACCGTGCGCAGCTGGGCAGCGAGCCGCTGGCGTCCTTCAAGCAGGCCCTCAGCGACGTGATGTTCTTCCTGCTCTTCCAGGCCGGTGAGCTGCTGGAGTCGCGCGCGGACGAGGACCTGGCCCGGCGCGTGAAGGAACTGCTGGCCACGCTCGAGGCGCCGTGACGGACACCGAGTTGCCGCGGCTGACCGCGGACGTTCCTGGGTGCGGCGGCGCCTTCAAGCTGGTGCCCGACGACTTCGAGGTGGAGGAGGTCCCCGCGTACCTGCCTTCCGGCGAGGGAGAGCACCTCTACCTCTGGCTGGAGAAGCGCGGCCGGGACACCCGCGAGGTGGTGCGGGCGCTGGCCGCGGCGCTGGGCGTGTCCGAGGACGACATCGGCGTGGCGGGGATGAAGGACCGGCAGGCCGTCACCCGGCAGCTGCTCTCCGTGCCCGCGCGCGCCGAGCCGAAGGTGGCCGACTTCGCGCTGGACGGGGTGCGCGTCCTGTGGACGAAGCGGCACGGCAACAAGCTCCGCACCGGGCACCTGCGCGGAAACCGCTTCCGCCTGCGCCTGCGGGACGTGCGCGACGTGGGCGCCGCGCGGGAGACGTTCTCCCGGCTGGTGGAGCGGGGCCTGCCCAACTACTTCGGGGAGCAGCGCTTCGGCCGCGCGGGTGACAACGCGGACCTGGGCCGGCTGCTCGTGCTGGGGCAGCGGCTGCCGAAGCGGCCGGACCGCTTCCAGCGCAAGCTGTACCTGTCCGCCTTCCAGTCCCGCCTGTTCAACCGGGCGCTGGTGGAGCGGCTGCGCGCGGGCACGCTGGCCACCGCGCTGCGCGGGGACGTGCTGCGCAAGGAGGAGACGGGCGGCCTCTTCGTCTGCGAGGCGCCCGAGGTGGACGGCCCGCGCGTGGCCGCCTTCGAGGTGAGCCCGGCGGGGCCGCTGTTCGGCCCGAAGATGCCGGCCTCCGCCGCGGAGGTGGCCGAGGCCGAGGCGCGACTGCTGGTGGCCGAGGGCGTCACCCTGGAGGACTTCAAGCGCGGCGGCGGGGAGACGGAAGGGGGCCGCAGGGCCTACCGCGTCCGCCTGGGCTCGCCGGAGCTGACGCCCGAGCCGGGCGAGGTGGGCACGGACGTGTGGCTCTCCTTCGAGCTGCCCCGGGGCTCCTACGCGACGGAAGTCCTCCACGAGCTGCTGAAGGACGGCTGAAAACGCCAGCGCCTCCGCGGGCTCGAATCCCGGGAGGCGCCGTCTCACGTCAGGGCCCCGGCCATGAGGCCGGGGCGGAGTGACTCACTTCACTGCTCGACGACGTTGAACTCCGTGCGCCGGTTCTGCGCGCGGCCGGCCTTGGTGTTGTTGGGGCCGATGGGCTTCGTCTCGCCGAAGCCCACCGCCTGCATGCGGCCCGGGTCGATGCCACGACGGAGGAGCTGCGCCATGACGGCGTCCGCCCGCTTCTGCGACAGCCGCAGGTTGGCCGCGTCCTTGCCCAGCGAGTCGGTGTGCCCCTCGATGCGGATCTTCTTGATCCACGGGGCATCCCGCAGGGCCTGGGCCACGTCATCGAGGATGGCGAAGCTCTGCTTGCCGACGACCTTCGCCGAGCCGGCACCGAACGTGATCTGCTTCTTGATCTCGATGCGGTCCTTCTTGATGACGACCATCTTGTACTGCTTGGCGCAGCCGCGCTCCTCCTTCACACCGGGCTGGTCCGGGCACGCATCCAGCCGGTCGACGACGCCGTCACCGTCCTGGTCCTTGTCCGCGCAGCCCCCGTTCTCCGCGGGGCCGGCCTCCAGCGGGCACTTGTCCTGACCGTCCGGCATGCCGTCGGCGTCGTTGTCCAGGTCCGGGCAGCCGTCCTCGTCCTGGAAGCCGTCCTTGTCCTCGGGCTCGTCCGGGCACTTGTCCTGCGGGTCGTTCAGCCCGTCGGAGTCCTTGTCGACGATGGGGCAGCCCAGGTTCTGCAGCGGGCCCGACTCGGTGGGGCACTTGTCCGCGCTGTCGACGATGCCGTCGGTGTCGTTGTCCAGCTCGGGGCAGCCGTCCTCGTCCTGGAAGCCGTCCTTGTCCTCGGCCTGGTCGCCGCACTTGTCCTGGCCGTCGAAGATGCCGTCGCCGTCGCGGTCCTTCGGCGCCTCCTGCGGGCAGCCCTGGTTGTCCTGCACGCCGGGGTTGAGCGGGCACTTGTCGTTGCCGTCCAGCACGCCGTCGCTGTCGTTGTCGGGCTCGGGGCAGCCATCCTCGTCCTGGAAGCCGTCCTTGTCCTCGGCCTGGTCGGGGCAGGGGTCGTCCTTGTCCAGGGCGCCGTCCCCGTCGTTGTCCGTCTCCTCGATGCGGACCACGACCTGGGGCGGCTGCGGCTGCTGGGGCTGTTGCGGTTGCCGGGGCTGCTGGGCCTCGGGCCGCTCGCGGACGAGCACCTGGCGCGGTCCGCAGTTCTTGGACAGCTCCAGCGCGCGGTCCACCGCGGTGTCCGCGGTGCGCACGTGGTTGGCGGCGCGGCCGCTGTTGCCCTGGCTCAGCTCGCCCTTGGCGAAGTCGAGGTGGGCCTCGGCGGTGGCCAGCTCCACGGGGGCACAGCGGAGGGCGCCGCTGCGGCGGGCGCGCTCCACGTCCGCGGCGAGCACCTCCGTGTCCGCGCGAATCTTGCTGCCGCTGACACAGGCGAGGGAGAGGAGCAGGGGGAGCAGCGCGACATGGGAGGGACGCTTCATCGGGGAGCGCTCGGGCGTCACGGGTTCGGCCGGTTGCCGGACTCGGTGTCCGGGCTCAGAGCCCGGACACCAGACTCGGGGGTACTGCCTGCAACCGACATGGCCTTCTCGCGGGCCTCGTTGGCGAAGCGGGACGCCTTCACGGCGAAGTCCACGCCCGCCTGATAGTCCGAATAGCCCACCTCCTCGCGTGCCTTGGCCAGATACAGATTGGCGGCGGTCCACTCGAACGGGGCGAGCTTGTCGGCCCCGGCCGTGCGGGCGGCCTGGATCTGCACCTCGGCGTCGAGGATGTTCGCGGTGGACTTCACGGGGCCGCATGCGGCAAGCGCCCCCGACACCGCCACCAGCACCATCAGCTTCTTCATAGGGTGGCGCCTCTAGAGAGGGGAATGACCATCCGGTCGTATCAATCACCCCTTGGGGGGTCAAGAATCGGGCAGACCGTGCCGGCCGGGGGACCGGGCGTGGAGGCGGGACTTTGACGGCTGGCGCCGCGCTTGCCATCGTTCCGCCCCCGTGCGCCCGCCCGTCCGCCCAGCCCTCCTCCTCGCGCTGCTGCTCCCGCTGCTCGCCCTGTCCGCGTCCTCCTCCGCCCAGAAGCGGGGCGAGCGGCGCAACCAGGCCTCGCAGGTCGTGGACGGCGTCGTCGCCGGGGGCGCGGTGCCCGCGGCCATCTCCCGCCTGCGCTACCTGCGCGAGGAGGCCCACGCCGCGGATGCCATCTCCCTCGCGCTGCGCAAGGCGGTGGACGAGCGGGTGCGCCGCAACCTCGTCGCGGTGCTGGCCGCGCTGGAGACGCGCAACGCCGAGGGCACCCTGACGCGCCTGGCGTCCGACGACGACAGCGCGGTGCGCATGTACGCCGCGCAGGGCCTGGCCCGGCTGAAGAGCCGCAACACCCAGGTGCTGCTGCCCCTGCTGACGGACAAGAGCAGCGGGGTGCGCAAGGAGGCGGCGCGGGCCCTGGGCGCGTCCCGCAACCCGAAGATGGGCGGGACGCTGGTGAAGGCGGCGAAGGCGGAGAAGGAACTGGAGGTGCGCGCCGTCATGCTGGCCGCGGTGGGCGACGCCGGGGACGCGAAGCAGGCACCCGCCCTCAAGGAGTTCCTCGCGAGCGACTCGGAGAGCACCCGCTTCGCGGCGGCGCGGGGGCTGTGCCGGCTGGGCTCGCAGGACGGCTTCGCCTTCGCCGGCAAGCTGCTGGGCTCCGAGGACCGCTTCGTGCGCCGGCAGGGGCTGGAGCTGTACGAGGGCGTCGCCGCCAAGAAGGCCGCCCCCGCGCTCAAGCCGCTGCTGGAGGACAAGGACCGCGCCCTGGCCGCCGGGGCCGCGCGCATCCTCTACCAGGGCGGAGAGGCGGCCATGCTGGACTGGCTCGTGCTGGCCTCGTGGAACGCGAAGGCGGACGAGAAGCTCACGTACGAGAAGGAGCTGGAGACGCTCCAGCTGCAGGATGACCGGCGCAAGGCCATCCTCCGCAAGGCGGGTGTCGCCCCATGAAGGCCGCCGTGCTGGCCGCGGCGCTGCTGTCCCAGGCGCCCTCGGCCCCGAAGCCTCCCTCTCCCGCCTCGCAGCCT
Above is a window of Pyxidicoccus xibeiensis DNA encoding:
- a CDS encoding DsbA family protein; translation: MLLSCWKRVFPLLAAAAVLTGPGCKSPEGATPAGSQAAGSQAPASPAPKPSAPPAASPPPAAPAAAPADPTAAISGIPGMDFSSLPPTAKRELATVMTDEFCYCGCPHTLGACLKQHTGCRHARRMARLAARMVSDGSPATEVIVSLSQYYAAFRDTRAQFKVDERMCMGSASAPVTVVEFSDFECPFCARARPVLEAFAKKNAQQVRFCYLPFPLSNHVNAVPAATAALWARDQGKFWEMHDGLFEQQENLKPEALPALATKLGLDGSKLAAALKSDAYKQELEGFRNQGRAAGLSGTPSVFFNGRPVDLGFIQEEMLTHSLEDELEWRTNNNAWGAD
- a CDS encoding DUF4398 domain-containing protein gives rise to the protein MKKLMVLVAVSGALAACGPVKSTANILDAEVQIQAARTAGADKLAPFEWTAANLYLAKAREEVGYSDYQAGVDFAVKASRFANEAREKAMSVAGSTPESGVRALSPDTESGNRPNP
- a CDS encoding DUF4388 domain-containing protein, with product MTPRFRIDGTAQLVPEDRQAPSPLAGRTGTYALMPTAPDLLVFSRTPAAGGSIPVPRVVLSGDAGGFPLSDLIAFLSQSRWSGVIRVSSPGGERSVTFREGEVRGASSDDPADRLGEVLVRLGYVERPQVETVLREHPPSKVGRALVEKGLLQAHDLFKCVTHQVSEIFHAIVLCREGSFFLVDQPVDEKTGHIIQLSTQSLLMDSIRKIDEMAHFRKRIPHGRLYVTRKRPSDGKLEEDEDRVLALLDGRRTILELGHAARLSEFDITKVVFRLLEGGFASVTDKPLMVPGSATAPTPLPQEKAPVVAAAAPVAPKPPARAVPVVDPRPVARVFNFIFREIRDEVAKQRMDREFIAAANAALTGQALSSSPVLEGLAFAADGSLPEPKLIEGFERHRAQLGSEPLASFKQALSDVMFFLLFQAGELLESRADEDLARRVKELLATLEAP
- a CDS encoding HEAT repeat domain-containing protein codes for the protein MSPALLLVVLLATGQQGGTGTKDCWMSCQRHVQDSATRARACAACLPAGRVDAWVAAVGSMRPVPREPLVSARKDADWRVRWAAVRAEARARGVSERQQLAEWVVGTPSASASELTACLTAARAAAEAGQSSADFLKAAGPRGLEAAGRVWARRNAIREALELEVYAEELSVRGAALAHLSGFLGRRPARLVLEALESRPESTDTIPATALKVVAERKRTSVGRLLLEEAKPADEARINRLFAVYSRELEALQPELAAPVALQRRKAVQALRLYGPLARKELERALEDADRWVRMDAARWLAETDGLTLGAAAERRLETKDAAVARPWLEAMVREKGCAAFFLGVARDTQQPPALRGDALTYLAECDEGARERAVRLAPLLHDSQALVRAGAVRALGTLSSRRTEVAEATTRALEDPAPEVVAAALEVVAGQRQSTRGDEAAGLLGSEHPAVRAAAARALEHIGRPPHVKELAVCLREDPVAAVRVAAAQALGYIGGPHAAAALSDAATRDTDTHVQHVSRESLKRLGFGPGSRL
- a CDS encoding GGDEF domain-containing protein, which codes for MSEEKTSVHSISDLLGSAQQQSAYLIVISAKSAAGIGRMFKLDRSEVVLGRSSEAQFQVEDDGISRKHAKVVALGDGRFQLVDLASTNGTYLNGLKVNAAPLYDGDKIQIGSNTVLKFSIQDALEEQYQRSIYESATRDGLTRVYNKKYFLETVRKEFSYCLRHRVPLSLVLFDVDHFKKINDAYGHPAGDYVLTRIAQRVADTVRTEDLLARYGGEEFALMLRESAEEQALACAERCRYAVDKADFVFGGTPIKVTISLGVATLLDSDFSQPEDLIAAADKYLYRAKRAGRNRVDAKAVSGL
- a CDS encoding OmpA family protein, which translates into the protein MKRPSHVALLPLLLSLACVSGSKIRADTEVLAADVERARRSGALRCAPVELATAEAHLDFAKGELSQGNSGRAANHVRTADTAVDRALELSKNCGPRQVLVRERPEAQQPRQPQQPQQPQPPQVVVRIEETDNDGDGALDKDDPCPDQAEDKDGFQDEDGCPEPDNDSDGVLDGNDKCPLNPGVQDNQGCPQEAPKDRDGDGIFDGQDKCGDQAEDKDGFQDEDGCPELDNDTDGIVDSADKCPTESGPLQNLGCPIVDKDSDGLNDPQDKCPDEPEDKDGFQDEDGCPDLDNDADGMPDGQDKCPLEAGPAENGGCADKDQDGDGVVDRLDACPDQPGVKEERGCAKQYKMVVIKKDRIEIKKQITFGAGSAKVVGKQSFAILDDVAQALRDAPWIKKIRIEGHTDSLGKDAANLRLSQKRADAVMAQLLRRGIDPGRMQAVGFGETKPIGPNNTKAGRAQNRRTEFNVVEQ
- a CDS encoding asparaginase, with protein sequence MPRVLLLHTGGTLGMAGGRPSALRPSAFFKTLKSRVPELFQLADIELELFSNLDSSEMQPELWSRMATHLHHRLPHFDGAVVTHGTDTLAYTASALSFMLRNPPCPVVLTGSQRPLGEIRSDARLNLIDAVLSALQGPREVTICFDSHLYRGNRTRKVKVAEYDAFESPNCPVLGTLGVDATFEPGLKPRGAFRLFEKLDPRVFLLKVFPGLDPALPLQLLPHVHGLVLEAYGAGNFPIDPELGRSLKPLFLQARERGVPIVVVSQAYRNGVDLSLYESGAEALAVGAMGGADLTPSAALVKLMQGLAYHPRSPEALARFIQTPVAGELTVGRPTVPPARPGRRRPTRRVRAE
- a CDS encoding HEAT repeat domain-containing protein, whose amino-acid sequence is MRPPVRPALLLALLLPLLALSASSSAQKRGERRNQASQVVDGVVAGGAVPAAISRLRYLREEAHAADAISLALRKAVDERVRRNLVAVLAALETRNAEGTLTRLASDDDSAVRMYAAQGLARLKSRNTQVLLPLLTDKSSGVRKEAARALGASRNPKMGGTLVKAAKAEKELEVRAVMLAAVGDAGDAKQAPALKEFLASDSESTRFAAARGLCRLGSQDGFAFAGKLLGSEDRFVRRQGLELYEGVAAKKAAPALKPLLEDKDRALAAGAARILYQGGEAAMLDWLVLASWNAKADEKLTYEKELETLQLQDDRRKAILRKAGVAP
- the truD gene encoding tRNA pseudouridine(13) synthase TruD is translated as MTDTELPRLTADVPGCGGAFKLVPDDFEVEEVPAYLPSGEGEHLYLWLEKRGRDTREVVRALAAALGVSEDDIGVAGMKDRQAVTRQLLSVPARAEPKVADFALDGVRVLWTKRHGNKLRTGHLRGNRFRLRLRDVRDVGAARETFSRLVERGLPNYFGEQRFGRAGDNADLGRLLVLGQRLPKRPDRFQRKLYLSAFQSRLFNRALVERLRAGTLATALRGDVLRKEETGGLFVCEAPEVDGPRVAAFEVSPAGPLFGPKMPASAAEVAEAEARLLVAEGVTLEDFKRGGGETEGGRRAYRVRLGSPELTPEPGEVGTDVWLSFELPRGSYATEVLHELLKDG